A region of Micromonospora sp. WMMD882 DNA encodes the following proteins:
- a CDS encoding enolase C-terminal domain-like protein — translation MEVRIRRVTLRLRTVFESSHLAYDSTDTCVATVTHHGVTGRGEGTPAWAHGETLDEVVAAVEAYGARILGPDLSDPDAVLDRIADWDAPVGARMALDGAVHDWLGRSAGVPTWRLLGLPRTLTEPTGYTIGIGSTAETLALLTDAPDVAAFKLKVRGVEDLDRLAAVRAATDRAIRIDANEAWDLATARDLTPALRNLDIQLVEQPFPTGAVDAYRRYRELPGRLPVFLDEGCTDVASVHAAADLADGVVVKLAKSGGVRATRRVMETARRLGLSVMLSCNCESELALSQAALLAPLADRVDLDSQFLLRDPPFRGLGLDRGHIVLGDAPGLGVTDTADDPPTAAAPARSDASS, via the coding sequence ATGGAGGTACGCATCCGCCGGGTGACCCTGCGCCTGCGCACAGTGTTCGAAAGCTCCCACCTGGCCTACGACTCCACCGACACCTGCGTCGCGACCGTCACGCACCACGGCGTCACCGGCCGGGGCGAGGGCACCCCCGCCTGGGCGCACGGCGAGACCCTCGACGAGGTCGTCGCGGCCGTCGAGGCGTACGGCGCGCGGATCCTCGGCCCGGACCTGTCCGATCCCGACGCGGTCCTCGACCGGATCGCCGACTGGGACGCCCCGGTCGGGGCGCGGATGGCCCTCGACGGCGCGGTGCACGACTGGCTCGGCCGGTCCGCCGGCGTCCCGACCTGGCGACTGCTCGGCCTGCCACGCACCCTGACGGAGCCGACCGGTTACACGATCGGCATCGGCAGCACCGCCGAGACCCTCGCGCTGCTGACGGACGCGCCCGACGTGGCGGCGTTCAAGCTGAAGGTACGCGGCGTCGAGGACCTCGACCGGCTGGCCGCGGTACGGGCGGCGACCGACCGCGCGATCCGGATCGACGCCAACGAGGCGTGGGACCTCGCGACCGCCCGGGACCTGACCCCGGCCCTGCGGAACCTCGACATCCAGCTCGTCGAGCAGCCGTTCCCCACCGGGGCGGTCGACGCCTACCGCCGCTACCGCGAGCTGCCGGGCCGGCTGCCGGTCTTCCTGGACGAGGGCTGCACCGACGTGGCCAGCGTCCACGCCGCCGCTGACCTCGCCGACGGGGTGGTGGTCAAGCTCGCCAAGTCCGGTGGCGTCCGGGCCACCCGCCGGGTGATGGAGACCGCCCGACGGCTCGGCCTGTCGGTGATGCTGAGCTGCAACTGCGAGTCCGAGTTGGCGCTCTCCCAGGCGGCCCTGCTCGCCCCGCTCGCCGACCGCGTCGACCTGGACAGCCAGTTCCTGCTGCGCGATCCCCCGTTCCGGGGTCTCGGGCTCGACCGGGGGCACATCGTCCTCGGGGACGCCCCCGGTCTGGGCGTGACCGACACCGCCGACGACCCACCGACGGCCGCCGCGCCGGCCCGGTCGGACGCGTCGTCGTGA